ATCAGTCACTTTAAGTAGACTTTGGTAGGACAATTGGGGAAATGAGTTTCCTAAGATTTTGACTGACGGTACATTTATTGTCCTTTTAAACAAACACAGATAAAGGAAACACAAGAACAGAAGCAGCCCTAGAAGCCCCGAGGgtataaaagtacttaattTCATGGTAAGAGTAAATCCTTTATTTCCGGACCCTTCGGAGTTGCACGGTTGCAACTGCAATTCAGGTATTCCCCCACAGAGTTTCTTGTTTCCTTCAACAGAAAAGGCTGATGCATTCTGAAATACACCTCTTTCTAGTACGGGACCCTCGAAATCATTGAATGATAGGTTTAGTTTCCTTAGAAAGACAAAGTCATCCAAGTAGTCTGGAATTTTTCCTGAGAGGTTGTTGTTTCCTTCAACAGAAAAGGCTGATGCATTCTGAAATACACCTCTTTCTAGTACGGGACCCTCGAAATCATTGAATGATAGGTTTAGTTTCTTTAGAAAGACAAAGTCATCCAAGTAGTCTGGAATTTTTCCTGAGAGGTTGTTGTGCGAAAGATCTAAGTCCTCCATACCTCTCAAAGTAGCTAAAGATGAAGGAAGGGTGCCCCACAATTTGTTCCCTTTCATGTTTAGTGATGTAAACTTTACACAACTACCAAGAGAACTTGGAATATTACCGTCCAACATATTTTGAGAAACATCTAGTTCTTCTAGATTTTGGAGAAGTCCAATTTCCAACGGAAGGGAACCACTCAATTTATTATAGGCAAGGTTTAGATCCAACAACGATGAGAGACTGCCAACTTCTTTGGGTATTATACCACTAAGATAGTTATGATCAAGATACAGCAACAATAAAAAATGGCATTTACCCATATGTGAAGGGATGTTCCCACGAAAATTATTTCCAGATACGTTGAGATAAAGTAACGAAGTTAAGTTCTCAAAAGTTGTCGGGATCTCCCCGTGGAATTTATTTCCATCGAGGTTTAAAATCTGCAGCCTTTGAAGCTTCCCGATATCAGAAGGAATGTTACCACTTAAATGGTTCATGGACATGGAAAGAAAATGCAAATTGATTAGATTCCCTATGCCAGATGGGATACTCCCTACTATTTTGTTCTCAGCGAAGCTCAAAAACTAAAATTTAGTGGAAAAATTGCTGATTGATTCAGGCAACACACCTCCAAAGTTGTTGGTGGCTAGACCCATGACGGACAATCTAGTGGCATTGGTCAAAGTGTCAAGAAAGCTCAAGTCATCCACTTCCCCTGTTCCTAGAAGATTAACTTCAAGCACTATACTCGTAAGATCAGGCACATTTTCCAAAGAAGGGACTTTTTCTATAAATTTGTTTCGCCCCAAGAACAGGTAAGCTAGTTTGGTGGCATTGGATATTGTGATAGGAATGGAACCAGTAAACAAGTTACTAGCAATAGTTAGGACTTGGAGATTAGGAAGAGTGATTCCTAGGTCTGAGGGAAGGCTGCCTTCAATTTGGTTTTCTGAAACTTCAAAGATTTCGATAGAAGAGAGATTATAGATTGAGAAAGGAATGGTACCAACCAAATTGTTCAACCCTAATTGAAGAGCTTTCAATTTTTTCCACCCACCAAGAGTATCCGGCACATTATTGCCAATCTTATTGTTAGTTGCAAAAATAATTGTAAGAGAAGATAGATTCCCAAGAATAGAAGGCAAACTTCCTACTAGATTGTTTTTCGCAATATACAGCCCCTCGAGCTTACTCAAAGAACCGATCTCCGTAGGAATATTCCCTGTCAGCCTATTACCAGAAAATTCAAGGCCAAGAAGGTTAGAGCAACTAGATAGATTTGTGGGAATTTCACCAGAACGGTATTGTTCACCAATGATATTCTTTGTAGTCTTCGCAAGTGGCTGAGTTCTGGGGGATTTCGCCACTCAAGCTGTTGTTGCGAAGCCATAGATTCCTGAGAAAGCTCAGATTTCCGATGTGGGGCGAAACAGACCCCGATAGTTTCTTATGATCATTCCTCAACCCGGTGACCCTCTGGTGTTGGCGGCCACATTTTACACCAACCCATTGACAAAAGTGGATGGATTCATTCCACGAGTTCAGAGCTCCAAAGGGATCACTAGTTATGGCTGCTTTGAATGCAAGCAAGGCTAGACGGTCAGTCTCGTTCCCGCCTTGCATAAAGCCAGCTACAAAAGAAGAGCCAGATTGCAAGCACAACAGAGAAACAACGTGCATGAAAAGGAAGAATAGCTTTAACATTGCCATGCCAACGCGGTGATTGGAAATGTTAATGCTTCGTGCGTTGCTTGCTGATAACCAAGCTTTTAATAGAGAGTGTTGGTGCTCTAGTCAAGTGTAGCAGGCCGAGCTCAATTGTGATTCCACCATGGACCACCTCTGCTCCTCTGCCACCGCCAGCCGCCGCAAGGGCAGCTAACCCACTATAACTGTGCTCGGCCTGAGCCGAGGCATACCAGTCGTCGACTCTGCTTTTGCCTTGCGTCCGGCCACGGAGAGGATCTACGCCAAGCTCGGCCACCATTTTGGGGCGGCCCCGCGGATTATGTTGCCTAGCCCGGATTCCCTTCGGGCTCGGCTTCCCTTCAAGCTAGACAACCGACAGGTTCTTCTGAGCTCGGCCACCCGCACGGCCACGTGCCCACCCACATGCGAAGACGGTTACGCTAtgggataatcatgagcgcacatggatCATGCCAGGTCACCCCCAaaagcggttaccagatctgttCGGTGACGTCACGGTGACATCGCCTggcccgcgcaaggcacgtgcctgtgcttggagagcaagtcagggagactctataaatactgaaggatAACGCCTCTAGAAAGGTACGCACTCATACACGCGAATACCCACTCAAAACTCTAGtctcttccctttcttcctgcacatacttatcctctcaccggagggccttgccgggcaacccccggcaaggtcttagtcgtgcgctcactgtgcaggctACGTGGAGAAGGCTAGGAAGCCACTGAACCAGCGGAGGAAGGACTCGAACCAGATATCACGGGCCACACATCAAGCAACTTTCTTGTCAAGCAACGTACATCAATTGTCCCAAATACGTTTTCAGACCGTATATTATTAGATAATTTGCTTACATTATCTTTCCAGGTTGGAGTTTGTGGAAACAGCCTCTCTACTCGCAGGGGTAAGGCTGCGTACATCCACCCTTCTCCAGACCCTGCAATGGCGGGAGCCTCGTGCACTAggtttgactttttttttttatgtgtagTCAGATTACAGGTTTCCACTTATTTTCTACCGAAAGCTATACAAACTGAAATTCGGTGTTAGATATTTATGATTATTTTTACCCCACAGTTTGCAAGCCCAACAATGGATTTCACAGCCTCGATGGCAAGCCATTTCTGATTGTTTCTGTTAGTCAATCGTGTGGTCTTTATTCTCATCAATGACATTATCGAATAGCGATTTTACCCCTCTTCATGCGCGAAAGTGCTGACTTTGAGAGGTCGAGAGGCCCGAATCATTGCCCATGGATCGATGGTGCATactagactttctgtttttgtttctattttgcatttcttttgtttggaatttCAATAGTTCTTGCCAGTCTGTGTAGTCAGAGTGCATTCCAATGGTTCTTCCCAATTCCCAATTGGACTTGGAATGTGGTCTGTACATGCTTATTGCAGATCATGCGATGCGGTATGTAGGAGGAAGCATTTGGTTGCGGTTGAGGGTAACACTAGAAGGAGGGGTAGATCATAATTGACATAAGAGGATTTGGTTATGGTTGAGAGTAACACCAGGAGGGCTTAGGTGCTAAGAGTAAGAAGGTCAAGAGTTTAACTACtctaaggtgttaatctaactattTTAGCAATAGTAACTTTcgccgaacaaaaaaaaaagaagagtaacACTATGAGAAGGGAGAGACATTAGAGGAGATAATTCGAAATGATCTAGGTTTTCTAAATATCATGAAACACAATGCCCTTTACAAAATTCAGTTAAAAAATGGATGCATTACCTgaacccaattgattgggacttactactttgtttggttttggtaaaagagtttaaattctttccgtCGGCAGTGGAAACCACGGGTTTTTCCACCACTGCCATTGTGGGCAAACCATGCATTTATTGTattaatctaaaccgttcatcttataTGACCTACGGAGTAGTATAactccacaaaaaattaattagctTGATCAGAAATTAATATGTAtatccaaaaatcaattttcttttatcaatGGAGGTTCATGGACGGTCTAACTTTAAAATTAGACAATGATCGCCCATTTTATAAATCGAAATTCTAATTTTGAAGCCTATAGAAGTCCAATCAAGTCTTTGTGTTGCTGGTCAAAAGCAAAAATGGAAAAGTAATATTggtagttgtttttttttttttaaactttcggAGAGGGAATTAAAGCAATATTCATGATACTATGTACTTATGTAGTAGTTAAATGTGAAAAGCAAGTTTACGTTAAAAATATGTATGTGCAGCCAAATTTTCAAGCCTATAGATGTCGGATCAAACTGATATTTTGTGTGCATATGTCTGCGGACCttataagatgaacggttcagattacaaCAATGAACACACGGTGGGGCCAAAGTCATTTCCCGTGACGTGCACTACACTTTCTGTTTATTTCAAAaagagaaatgtcaaaaatgtAAACCGTAAAAATTTACTATTGTTTATGGGCTCTTTCAATAGTCCTTCAGAAAGAGCCCATTCCAATGGCTCTCCCCATTCTCCAATTGGATATAGAAAACTTGAATTGCCTGCAGGTTTGCTCTTAAACGTCCATCAcagggagaaaaagaagaagaaggtatgGCAAGAGGACTCCATAAGTCAAGTCTTTGTCTTGCTGGTCTAaagcaaaaatggaaaaagtaaTTAATATTGGTAGTTgcttttacttttacttttacttttacttttggAAAGGGATTAAATATGAAAAGCAAGTTTGCGTGAATGCGTTTATTAGGGATCACAGCCTCACGTCTATTCAGTCATTATTTTGGACAAACGTACTGGGTAGTTCAAGCATGGTAGGCATCTAACACAACTCTCTTTGTGAAAAACGCCGGCTTGCATGCAACAGTTCAAGCGCGATGGAACAACTCCGGAACAtccaatttttcttgtagtgaattaTACATTGCAGACTCATTGAAGAAGTCTACGAATTATGACACTTATTTGCCCATTTACTTGTTGTCTTCCAGTGAAAATTGTTTCTTTGTGATCTGTAGAATATACATCATTTGTttaccactccacttgcgaGTCAGAGTTAGAGTCGGGAGAGTGTTAGTGCTTGTCCCATATTGATTAATTAGCACCTCTCCAAAATTAATACATGAGCATAGGTGACCTCCCTACGTATCACAATTTTCCCCTGCCCTCTGAGCAACCCCAAACCGTTTCCAATTGTAACCACCCATTTGAAATTTGCTTGTTGGAAGTTAGACTTATTCCCTTATCCGGTGGTTGCATTTGAATCATGGATTTTGGCGAATTGTTCACGAAGAAAACAAGAGTAACAGGATCCATTTGAATTTACTTGTAGGAAGTTCCACTTCTTCCCTAATCGAGTACTCATAGCTGAGTTTATATCATGGATTTGGGCAGTTGTTCATGAGTGAAAGGAGAGTAGCCGAACCTATTTGAATTTTCTTATAGGAAGTCTGATTTCTTCCCTAATCTAGCGGCTACGTTTGAACCATGCATTTGGGGGAGTTGTTCGCTTAGGAAAAGGAGAGTAACTGGACACTTTAATGGCACAAAGAGCTTGATTAAGTGTTCATTCTCGTTTACAAGAGACAATCTGCTGCAACAATAGTCAGGAAAACTCAAAACCACTCTGCTTTGTACATTGACCTTCTCCGTTTAAGCTAACGCAAAGGCCGAGAACCATGTAAATGGAAAGGGAACCTTGTAAATGGAAAGGGAACGCATATATGCGGTAGGCACGTTTTGGCATATCGAAAGTGTGTCCGAACATGTCCCTGTCccaatcatttcaaaaaaagataCATTTTTCTAAGCATATTCTGTTTGAAACATAGCGTATATATATTGAGAAATCCAAAAGTACCTAATGAGGGGATAAATGCCAAAAATGCACATGAAATTCCTCTCTAGCCCTAGCCGGCTAATGCCAGGCAGAAATCGTTCTAAATGAAAAGCAAATCCTATACGTATGAATTCTTAACCGCCATCTTCAATAATGTGAAATCGTTGACCACACATGCAGAAGATCCAAATCAATATAGTcgaaggagaaggagagatagcAACATGACACCATGAGTTAAGTACATATAGGACCGACATGTTTGATTGAAGCTAGAACAATGTGCAGCATATAATATTCTGTGTGACAAATAGCTAAAGCAGGGGTGTTCGGGATTCATCATTGATTCTTGACTTGCAACTATCAGAACTAGAACTAGAATTCTGAGGAATCCTTTTAACTTTGTCTGTCCTCTTATAAAATTGTTTCCTCCGTGTGCAAATTCTGACTTCAGATTGATATAGTCATGAAACATTTCAAATATGACTACTGTAGTTTACAAGAAAGAGAACCAGATAAATACAAGGAAAAAGCCCTAAAACTATAATGACTAAATTACCCTTAAtctaaaataatattacaaaaggAACCCAAACATTAGTAAACTTACGTTCGTAACATGCACTAGTTGCGTCAAATGCATGCTTCTTACAAACAGGTAATGTGAAAAGAACCAGTAtttaaattagaaaataaaatcataaacCAAGTTCGGTGATTGAATCTATTATAAAACTCAGATGTATAGATTGTCAAATTGCCTCAACCACCATGTCCAAAATCCCTTCaaagaggtggaggaggagaacaaaagaaaatgaactcCAGGTAACATGTCAAAATTCATGATTGGAAATTGTTTTTTACTAGTAACTAACAATGCTGACTTTCgccgagaaaaagaaaaagatgattaGAAATTAGTGTGTTAGATACTTCATCCCAGTTTCACTGTCTGCCTCTTCAGAAGACTTTGCTGCGCTGGATGGGGCTTGAGCAGGTGGTGGGCAGACAACATTCTTGACAATGGAAAAATGGAAGTCAAAGTCTGCTTTCAGCTTAGAGCAGCTGGCTCCTATCCATGTCATAGCTGCACTAATATCCACGTTGTCTTGGCTATCCCTCTCATGTTCTTCAATAGCAGGTCGAATGTCATCATATGAGGAGTTGAGCTTGGATGCAGCCAGGAATTTTATTTCCTATACAGAACAATCAAAGATGCTGATAATATATAAATTTATTTGGTTACAAGCGTGTAGAAAGTACAGCCCAAAAGATAGTCTCACTGGTGGTCATAATACTGACTAGAATATATTAATTCAACTAATGCACAAAATTAAGATGACGCATACGGCAAGATTAATCAGTTAATAACATCCTTTAAATCCAAAGTTAGTTCCCATGTGTCTCAACTGCTGGTAATCCCTGCTGACCTCGAAATACGTTATCATTTCGCCAGATCCAGCATTCGTTCCACGGTTCGGCAACCGCATATTAGATCCTAATAGAGAACACAAGGTGGACAATCATACACCAGTACCTGTTAGTCCAGATTGAACATTGGATTGGACTACGAATCCAAGAGGACCACATATCCTGTGTCTCCTTGGAATTTTTCCAGTCACAATTACAGATGCATCGCAAAACTTGGGACACACAATCCATGTGAAATGTAGTATTACCTTACAGGACTGATATCCTCCTCTTAGTCCAGTCGAATAAACATGACCCAGAAGTTCTGTGCTCAGAGGGAATGGAAGAAACCATACAGGATGCTATGCAATTTTCTGTTCGTTCTTTTTTTCTCCCTCCTAAATTCTATCTGAAGCGTACAAAATTGAAAGCCTTGTATGACAAGGCATCATTATGCAATAGGGCTATCCAAAGACTCTTAACTGAAAATATTTGAACTGATATGTTTATATAAGTTATTTCATAGGGTAAGTAGACTGACCAAGATTCCGGTAAAGCATTCTGCGCAATGCTACCAAATCAAAGATCAAAAGAGGCATCtgaaacaaaaatagttttgccCCAATGAGATTAGCAATGCTAGTGCTAGAATTTCTTCCCTACCCTAGCAACAAAGGCTACAGCTCACTCAAACAAATCTTTAGTTTTAAAGACAAAAGCCAAAGGAATGTAGAAAAGTCAAAAGCTAAAATAATGCCTAACTTCCTATAAATCTAAAATGGGCAAACATAGCCTTACAAGTTACCACTCAAAAGACAGTCCGCATGTATTATTTCGGGTGCGGAAGTTATGCAACCTCAATCCTATATTTAACAAGCACCCTTCACAAAATCATAACGAGGAAGTACATGTACATCACATCTTGAACACATTAGCAGAATTGAATGAACCCGACAAGTGATCCTGATTCCTGAGACATTGCACTAACAAAAGCTAAT
The sequence above is drawn from the Rhododendron vialii isolate Sample 1 chromosome 6a, ASM3025357v1 genome and encodes:
- the LOC131328586 gene encoding probable LRR receptor-like serine/threonine-protein kinase At3g47570; amino-acid sequence: MNHLSGNIPSDIGKLQRLQILNLDGNKFHGEIPTTFENLTSLLYLNVSGNNFRGNIPSHMGKCHFLLLLYLDHNYLSGIIPKEVGSLSSLLDLNLAYNKLSGSLPLEIGLLQNLEELDVSQNMLDGNIPSSLGSCVKFTSLNMKGNKLWGTLPSSLATLRGMEDLDLSHNNLSGKIPDYLDDFVFLKKLNLSFNDFEGPVLERGVFQNASAFSVEGNNNLSGKIPDYLDDFVFLRKLNLSFNDFEGPVLERGVFQNASAFSVEGNKKLCGGIPELQLQPCNSEGSGNKGFTLTMKLSTFIPSGLLGLLLFLCFLYLCLFKRTINVPSVKILGNSFPQLSYQSLLKVTDGFSPTNLIGMGSFGSVYKGVLDECQKVVAVKVLNLQFHGASKSFLAECKALKSIKHRNLLKVITACSSVDYQGNDFKALVFEFMVNGSLEEWLHPIWLHPNEIEEDARKESRHLNTLQMLNIAIDVASAIDYLHHHSSNPILHCDLKPSNILRDEEMIGHVGDFGLARFLQEATYSSTTNQSSSIGIRGSVGYVAPEYGLANELLTCGDVYSYGILLLEMFTGKRPTDGMFSDSLTLHNFVKMSLPEKIAEIVDATLFQQREMGEASSSIDNNQSQSSHSSHKIQDCMISLLEVGITCSEELPTNRLNMTDIVPQLHTIRNTLLETGAHRGKRN
- the LOC131328587 gene encoding probable LRR receptor-like serine/threonine-protein kinase At3g47570, with product MAMLKLFFLFMHVVSLLCLQSGSSFVAGFMQGGNETDRLALLAFKAAITSDPFGALNSWNESIHFCQWVGVKCGRQHQRVTGLRNDHKKLSGSVSPHIGNLSFLRNLWLRNNSLSGEIPQNSATCEDYKEYHWLTGNIPTEIGSLSKLEGLYIAKNNLVGSLPSILGNLSSLTIIFATNNKIGNNVPDTLGGWKKLKALQLGLNNLVGTIPFSIYNLSSIEIFEVSENQIEGSLPSDLGITLPNLQVLTIASNLFTGSIPITISNATKLAYLFLGRNKFIEKVPSLENVPDLTSIVLEVNLLGTGEVDDLSFLDTLTNATRLSVMGLATNNFGGVLPESISNFSTKF